In Toxoplasma gondii ME49 chromosome X, whole genome shotgun sequence, a single genomic region encodes these proteins:
- a CDS encoding PPIC-type PPIASE domain-containing protein (encoded by transcript TGME49_228040), which yields MRFLSPPDSPSGIEDDVGAAPATSEVSEAQSHYTRQRSEWQRRFAGPPSSASSGLPASSAFVAGGSLHSMSTQNKVVVLPPSLSAASAASAAAASSSAAAPPTPSTPATGVLQSASGRPGAAAAVTSSSAAALVAKAFGRAGGNAKFVAAAEVAEKAAQAVAAGRSEVGLAPDAKVAGKPVQSFSHIKVMKEGTCLEVLCLPVLFQKVAPRDRLVIGRGEQADIHTDHPSCSRLHAEIRRTAAAGTARCTYTLRDLGSGHGTLLNGGKIAAGKETELEDEDEVQFGFSQRLYIFFGGRESLDDSACPPAVSPTAAPGLTPSGGGDSAFGPKPRGPNFEPPTGSSATCNPQRSPWTGSAPPQPGPPAVPPPPPDDFFPSHAKGGFSPTSRQSWGRSPVGADRVGPAGSQFGGVSGWDSDASASSNSGFAAPDGMRQREVQTAWRGGECGNGFQCNSGEWSEADTRFQSAGWGGGWNSSAYETSAGPQTPGYGGQQGRWAGQGTENYYDSGSPGFSWGGSNSGVCTPGGESYGEGPMNSGVYTPGGESYGQGDSRGSAPRVSGYASFSPWSLGSGQGGEECSSYTFEEAGKSHLYTPFAEDSRGNEAWGTANGVSPEKGSRSFAEPRLDMAARKKLWQNRTEKKVDTQRELQEHKERVIKEHSERVLQEKQTLLLQKQKLVEKRRRNQVEEASAAAAKRARGDTETSESEATKAADSGASDESGAAEKISRERSRGSSSESSLETVNELRNGQETKETDEEGESDERKNAVYCSHILLKFKRRKEDGEWTRKSRSSKNVNAGSEDIARGGLPVTRTRADAFSMLESVRQIVEEDNTQFGEIAAELSDCPSSRKRGLLGWLSPESEEGQSEKSDTETKGYSLPVEVVQAALQLPVGAISHVVESENGVHLLYRIK from the coding sequence AtgcgtttcctgtctccaccaGACTCGCCCTCGGGGATCGAAGATGACGTCGGCGCGGCTCCGGCGACCTCTGAGGTGTCTGAGGCTCAGAGTCACTACACCCGGCAGCGCTCAGAGTGGCAACGCCGTTTCGCTGGCCCTCCCAGTTCCGCTTCGTCCGGCCTCccggcttcttctgccttcgtcgCGGGAGGTTCTCTCCACTCCATGAGCACGCAGAACAAAGTCGTTGTCCTCCCGCCGTCgctctccgccgcctccgccgcctccgccgcagcggcttcgtcttccgctgCTGCTCCGCCAACCCCCTCAACTCCCGCGACCGGCGTTCTGCAAAGCGCCTCGGGGCGCCCGGGAGCAGCTGCGGCTGTCACCAGTTCGAGTGCTGCGGCTTTAGTGGCGAAGGCCTTCGGACGAGCAGGAGGAAATGCCAAGTTCGTCGCCGCAGCCGAGGTGGCGGAAAAGGCGGCGCAGGCTGTCGCGGCTGGCCGCAGCGAGGTGGGACTGGCGCCCGACGCGAAGGTTGCTGGGAAGCCCGTTCAGAGCTTCTCACACATCAAAGTCATGAAGGAGGGGACGTGTCTCGAAGTCTTGTGCTTGCCGGTCCTCTTCCAGAAAGTCGCTCCCAGAGACCGCCTCGTCATCGGCCGCGGGGAACAGGCAGACATCCACACCGACCACCCCAGCTGCTCGCGTCTGCACGCCGAGATCCGCCGGACCGCCGCCGCTGGCACAgccaggtgtacgtacaccctGCGGGACCTGGGTAGTGGCCACGGGACGCTTCTGAACGGCGGGAAGATCGCCGCggggaaggaaacggagcttgaggacgaagacgaggtcCAGTTCGGCTTTTCGCAGCGGCTGTACATCTTCTTCGGAGGCAGAGAGTCGCTCGACGACTCCGCATGCCCTCCCGCTGTCTCACCGACTGCCGCGCCTGGCCTGACACCGAgtggcggcggagacagtgcGTTCGGGCCGAAGCCGCGCGGTCCGAACTTTGAGCCTCCGACTGGGAGTTCGGCGACGTGTAACCCGCAACGTAGTCCGTGGACGGGAAGCGCACCACCTCAGCCAGGCCCACCGGCGgtgccgccgccgcctccagacgatttctttccttcgcatGCAAAGGGTGGCTTTTCTCCGACTTCGCGGCAGAGCTGGGGCAGAAGCCCCGTGGGCGCCGACCGCGTCGGACCTGCAGGCTCTCAGTTCGGAGGCGTCTCTGGGTGGGATTCAgacgcctctgcttcctcgaaCTCCGGATTCGCAGCGCCCGATGGCATGCGCCAACGCGAGGTCCAGACTGCATGGCGCGGCGGAGAGTGTGGAAACGGGTTCCAGTGCAACTCGGGAGAATGGTCAGAAGCAGACACGCGTTTCCAGAGTGCCGGCTGGGGAGGAGGCTGGAACTCTTCCGCCTACGAAACATCCGCAGGTCCGCAGACGCCAGGGTACGGGGGCCAACAGGGAAGATGGGCGGGACAAGGCACGGAAAACTACTACGATTCCGGATCCCCAGGGTTCAGTTGGGGCGGGAGCAactcgggtgtctgtacacccgggGGGGAGAGCTACGGCGAAGGCCCGATGAACTcgggtgtatatacacccgGGGGAGAGAGCTATGGCCAGGGCGATAGTCGGGGGTCGGCGCCGCGAGTGTCTGGTTACGCGTCTTTTTCGCCTTGGTCGCTTGGAAGCGGCCAGGGGGGAGAGGAGTGTTCTTCTTACACGTTCGAAGAGGCCGGAAAGTCGCATCTTTACACTCCTTTCGCTGAAGACAGTCGTGGCAACGAGGCCTGGGGAACAGCGAACGGCGTCTCTCCGGAGAAGGGGTCCAGGTCGTTTGCGGAGCCGAGACTGGACATggccgcgaggaagaagctctGGCAAAAtcggacggagaagaaggtggacACGCAGCGGGAGCTCCAGGAACACAAAGAAAGGGTAATCAAGGAACACAGCGAGCGTGTGCttcaagagaagcagacccTGCTgttgcagaagcagaaactcgTCGAAAAACGGCGTCGGAACCAAGTCGAAGAGGCGTCTGCGGCTGCGGCGAAACGTGCGCGGGGGGACACAGAGACAtccgagagcgaggcgacaAAAGCCGCTGATTCTGGGGCGTCAGACGAATCCGGAGCCGCTGAAAAAATAAGCAGAGAGCGCAGCCGCGGGAGCTCCTCAGAGTCTTCGCTGGAGACGGTGAACGAACTCAGGAATgggcaggagacgaaggagacagacgaggaaggcgaaagcgaTGAAAGGAAGAATGCGGTGTACTGTTCGCACATTCTGTTGAAGTTCAAGAGACggaaggaagacggagagtgGACGAGAAAGTCGCGGTCATCCAAGAACGTCAACGCGGGAAGCGAGGACATCGCCCGAGGGGGCTTGCCGGTGACCCGGACCCGCGCTGACGCCTTCAGCATGCTGGAGAGTGTGCGGCAGAtcgtggaagaagacaacacTCAGTTCGGGGAGATCGCGGCGGAGTTGTCTGACTGCCCTTCGAGTAGAAAGCGCGGCCTTCTCGGCTGGCTTTCcccggagagcgaggaaggtcaatcggagaaaagcgacacagagacgaaaggctATAGCTTGCCGGTGGAAGTGGTCCAGGCTGCTCTCCAGCTGCCAGTCGGAGCCATTAGTCACGTCGTGGAAAGTGAAAACGGAGTTCACCTTCTGTACCGGATTaaatga